In Mus caroli chromosome 9, CAROLI_EIJ_v1.1, whole genome shotgun sequence, a single window of DNA contains:
- the C9H3orf86 gene encoding uncharacterized protein C3orf86 homolog, giving the protein MSRSQLEQEKKSLDSFVWVNEITGEITFPPGEETTPATSGEKRWARSGSLRVSMPCAAAVHRPASPVNPEAAGRGPGTGSLLLPNLSLPQALSPSGGSLSTQHHLGASPPLAASPSLPWALSCKLRNMLTRNNRFSF; this is encoded by the coding sequence ATGTCTAGGAGTCAGCTTGAACAGGAGAAGAAATCTCTAGATTCTTTTGTCTGGGTAAACGAGATCACTGGAGAAATCACCTTTCCTCCAGGGGAGGAGACCACACCTGCAACCTCTGGAGAGAAGCGTTGGGCAAGGTCGGGGTCTCTGCGAGTGAGCATGCCCTGCGCTGCAGCTGTTCACAGACCTGCTTCTCCAGTGAACCCCGAGGCTGCAGGCAGAGGCCCGGGGACAGGAAGCTTGCTTCTACCCAACCTGTCCCTGCCCCAAGCCCTGTCCCCATCAGGGGGCTCTCTGTCGACACAGCACCACTTGGGAGCGTCCCCTCCTCTGGCAGCCAGCCCTTCTCTGCCCTGGGCCCTGTCCTGCAAGCTAAGGAACATGCTGACAAGAAATAACCGGTTTTCCTTTTGA